In Agromyces sp. SYSU T00194, a genomic segment contains:
- the proB gene encoding glutamate 5-kinase, with the protein MTPLVRTEIEVARRIVVKVGSSSISGDQAGQIGPLVDALAAAHARGVEVVLVSSGAIATGMPYLRLDERPTDLATQQAAASVGQNLLVFRYQDALDRYGIVAGQVLLTAGDLEHPTPRSNAQRAMERLLGLRILPIVNENDTVATHEIRFGDNDRLAALVAELVGADLLVLLSDVDALYTAPPHLPGARRIDEVPFGDPLAGVEIGNAGRSGVGTGGAETKVSAARIAAEAGTAVLITATALVGEALSTASVGTWFAPGPAPEGSRLA; encoded by the coding sequence ATGACCCCGCTCGTGCGCACCGAGATCGAGGTGGCGCGCCGCATCGTCGTCAAGGTCGGCTCGTCGTCCATCAGCGGCGACCAGGCCGGGCAGATCGGCCCGCTCGTGGACGCGCTGGCGGCGGCTCACGCACGCGGCGTCGAGGTGGTCCTCGTGTCGTCCGGCGCCATCGCCACCGGCATGCCGTACCTGCGTCTCGACGAGCGCCCCACCGACCTCGCCACGCAGCAGGCCGCGGCGTCGGTCGGCCAGAACCTCCTGGTGTTCCGATACCAGGACGCGCTCGATCGCTACGGCATCGTCGCGGGCCAGGTCCTGCTCACGGCCGGCGACCTCGAGCACCCCACGCCGCGCAGCAATGCCCAGCGCGCCATGGAGCGCCTCCTGGGGCTGCGCATCCTCCCGATCGTCAACGAGAACGACACCGTGGCCACGCACGAGATCCGGTTCGGCGACAACGATCGCCTCGCTGCGCTCGTGGCCGAACTCGTCGGCGCCGACCTGCTCGTGCTCCTCTCCGACGTGGACGCGCTGTACACGGCTCCGCCGCACCTGCCCGGCGCGCGTCGCATCGACGAGGTGCCGTTCGGCGACCCGCTCGCGGGCGTGGAGATCGGCAACGCCGGCCGGTCGGGTGTCGGCACCGGGGGAGCGGAGACGAAGGTCAGTGCCGCGCGCATCGCCGCGGAGGCGGGCACCGCCGTGCTCATCACCGCGACGGCGCTCGTCGGCGAGGCGCTCTCGACCGCGTCGGTCGGCACCTGGTTCGCTCCCGGTCCCGCCCCGGAGGGTTCGCGGCTCGCATAG
- a CDS encoding Lrp/AsnC family transcriptional regulator — translation MTQQANGAERTPIDAIDRRIVAELSRDGRLSVRTLAERVHISRTSAHNRVQSLVRRGVITGFGAQVDRKAIGLNVTALVVVRIQDAPWERIAEQLAQLPFVEKVQAVSGDIDIMLTVSAPDHEQLSQAILRDIHDMPGVVSTRSHLVLYEIDGRPPAQSLDIWQ, via the coding sequence ATGACGCAGCAGGCGAACGGCGCAGAACGCACGCCCATCGATGCAATCGACCGGCGCATCGTCGCGGAGTTGAGCCGGGACGGCCGCCTGTCGGTGCGCACCCTCGCGGAACGCGTGCACATCTCTCGCACCTCCGCCCACAACCGGGTGCAGTCGCTCGTGCGGCGCGGCGTCATCACCGGGTTCGGCGCGCAGGTCGACCGCAAGGCGATCGGACTCAACGTGACCGCCCTCGTCGTCGTGCGCATCCAGGACGCGCCGTGGGAGCGCATCGCGGAACAGCTCGCGCAGCTGCCGTTCGTCGAGAAGGTGCAGGCCGTCTCGGGTGACATCGACATCATGCTCACCGTGAGCGCGCCCGACCACGAGCAGCTCAGCCAGGCGATCCTGCGCGACATCCACGACATGCCCGGGGTCGTGTCGACCCGGTCGCACCTCGTGCTCTACGAGATCGACGGCAGGCCACCCGCGCAGTCGCTCGACATCTGGCAGTAG
- a CDS encoding winged helix DNA-binding domain-containing protein: protein MAGPRSERALAAARMRAHGLVEPLETPGAVVERLLCVQAQDLPAAKWAIAARTAAARVPDVDRAIDRGEIVRTWPMRGTLHLLPAGDVRWMLGLTAERMRRASARRREQLGLTDRDVVRAADASVGALSGGRALDRARLFASWNAAGVDTAGQRGYHLLSLLAIDGLVCHGPVEGRNQRFVLLEEWAPRQRELAGDEALAELAVRYLRGHGPATERDLAWWAGLPLGAVRRGVAAAGTALVRDGQDRLSGADAPAPAAGGELPTVALPGFDEYFLGYADRTPLAPPDAIARIVPGGNGVFRPIVVASGRVAGTWSSTRTGMRAIVDVDPFRDLTARERRRLAASVRRWGCATGADAELAEPASADVERE, encoded by the coding sequence ATGGCAGGCCCCCGATCCGAGCGTGCGCTCGCCGCCGCGCGCATGCGTGCGCACGGGCTCGTCGAGCCGCTCGAGACCCCCGGCGCGGTCGTCGAACGACTGCTGTGCGTCCAGGCGCAGGACCTCCCGGCCGCGAAGTGGGCGATCGCGGCGCGCACCGCTGCCGCGCGCGTGCCCGACGTCGACCGAGCGATCGACCGCGGCGAGATCGTGCGCACCTGGCCCATGCGCGGCACGCTGCACCTGTTGCCCGCCGGCGACGTGCGGTGGATGCTCGGGCTCACCGCCGAGCGCATGCGACGGGCATCCGCTCGCCGTCGGGAGCAGCTCGGCCTGACCGATCGAGACGTGGTGCGCGCCGCCGACGCGAGCGTCGGCGCCCTGTCGGGCGGGCGTGCGCTGGACCGAGCGCGACTGTTCGCCTCGTGGAACGCCGCCGGCGTCGACACCGCCGGCCAGCGCGGGTACCACCTGCTCTCGCTGCTCGCGATCGACGGACTCGTCTGCCACGGGCCCGTCGAGGGGCGGAACCAGCGGTTCGTGCTGCTCGAGGAGTGGGCGCCCCGGCAGCGGGAGCTCGCCGGCGACGAGGCGCTCGCCGAGCTGGCCGTGCGCTACCTGCGCGGGCACGGCCCGGCGACCGAGCGCGACCTCGCCTGGTGGGCGGGCCTGCCGCTCGGTGCGGTGCGACGCGGGGTCGCGGCGGCCGGCACGGCGCTCGTGCGCGACGGGCAGGACCGCCTCTCCGGCGCCGACGCGCCCGCGCCGGCGGCGGGCGGCGAGCTGCCCACCGTCGCCCTGCCCGGGTTCGACGAGTACTTCCTCGGCTACGCCGACCGCACGCCGCTCGCGCCGCCCGACGCGATCGCGCGCATCGTGCCCGGCGGCAACGGCGTGTTCCGCCCGATCGTGGTGGCGTCGGGCCGCGTCGCCGGCACCTGGTCCAGCACCCGCACGGGCATGCGCGCGATCGTCGACGTCGATCCGTTCCGTGACCTCACCGCACGCGAGCGACGCCGGCTCGCGGCATCCGTGCGCCGCTGGGGATGCGCCACCGGTGCCGACGCCGAGCTCGCCGAACCCGCCTCAGCCGACGTCGAGCGCGAGTGA
- a CDS encoding DUF3099 domain-containing protein — protein MRKYTIAMSIRVLCVLGMIWAQGWWLVVCAAGAIFLPYVAVVLANVATARPGAVERPGAIVRPPDREQTTDRHPEDAS, from the coding sequence ATGCGCAAGTACACGATCGCGATGTCGATCCGCGTGCTGTGCGTGCTGGGCATGATCTGGGCCCAGGGCTGGTGGCTGGTCGTCTGCGCCGCGGGCGCCATCTTCCTGCCGTACGTCGCGGTCGTGCTCGCCAACGTCGCGACCGCACGACCCGGCGCCGTCGAGCGGCCCGGCGCGATCGTGCGGCCGCCCGACCGGGAGCAGACGACCGACCGGCACCCGGAGGACGCCTCGTGA
- the nadD gene encoding nicotinate-nucleotide adenylyltransferase: protein MADQARRPRIGVMGGTFDPVHHGHLVAASEVAHSYGLDEVVFVPTGRPSHKDAVTEAEHRYLMTVIATASNPRFTVSRVDIDRAGPTYTTDTLSDIRRQRPDAELFFITGADAVAQILSWKDVGALWEQAHFVAVSRPGHVLSVSGLPEADVSLLEVPALAISSTDCRNRVRRGDPVWYLVPDGVVQYISKHRLYRSLE, encoded by the coding sequence GTGGCCGACCAGGCGCGACGCCCGCGCATCGGCGTGATGGGCGGGACGTTCGATCCCGTGCACCACGGCCATCTGGTCGCGGCCAGCGAGGTGGCGCACTCGTACGGGCTCGACGAGGTCGTCTTCGTCCCGACCGGGCGGCCGTCCCACAAGGACGCGGTCACGGAGGCCGAGCACCGCTACCTGATGACCGTGATCGCCACCGCGTCGAACCCCCGCTTCACGGTGAGCCGCGTCGACATCGACCGCGCGGGTCCGACGTACACGACCGACACGCTCAGCGACATCCGTCGCCAGCGGCCAGACGCGGAGCTGTTCTTCATCACGGGCGCCGACGCGGTGGCACAGATCCTGTCCTGGAAGGATGTCGGGGCCCTCTGGGAGCAGGCGCACTTCGTAGCTGTGAGTCGTCCGGGACATGTGCTCTCCGTTTCGGGTTTGCCCGAGGCCGACGTAAGCTTGCTGGAGGTTCCGGCACTTGCGATCTCGTCCACCGACTGCCGGAACAGGGTGCGCCGGGGAGATCCGGTGTGGTACTTGGTGCCCGACGGGGTCGTCCAGTACATCTCCAAGCACCGTCTGTATCGGAGTCTCGAATGA
- a CDS encoding glutamate-5-semialdehyde dehydrogenase — MQSTVAIDPVLAARFDEARHASRVLGTRPTAVKDAALEAIAAALLAHEPAILAANEQDIAAGRADGLGDGLLDRLTLTPQRVTALADAVRDVVRLEDPVGESIRGRRLPNGIRIEQVRVPLGVVGAIYEARPNVTVDIAALAIKSGNAVVLRGGSAAERTNHVLVGVLREGLATAGLPEGAVQTVDDFGREGARAMMHARGRIDVLIPRGSAGLIETVVGESTVPVIETGAGVVHMFLDESAPLERAVELVHNAKVQRPSVCNALETVLVHRAAADRLLPAVLDRLIGAGVLVRGDDAVRAVRPEVQPAGEEDYATEHMSLELSMRVVDDLDEALAHIDRYSTRHTEAIVTDDLSAAERFLAEVDAAAVMVNTSTRFTDGGEFGFGAEVGISTQKLHARGPMGLPELTSSKWLVRGDGQVRG, encoded by the coding sequence ATGCAGTCCACCGTCGCCATCGACCCCGTCCTCGCCGCCCGGTTCGACGAGGCGCGCCACGCCTCGCGAGTGCTCGGCACCCGGCCGACGGCCGTGAAGGATGCCGCGCTCGAGGCGATCGCCGCCGCGCTGCTGGCCCATGAGCCGGCGATCCTCGCGGCCAACGAGCAGGACATCGCGGCGGGCCGCGCCGACGGCCTCGGCGACGGGCTGCTCGACCGGCTCACGCTCACGCCGCAGCGGGTCACCGCGCTCGCAGATGCCGTGCGCGACGTCGTGCGCCTCGAGGACCCGGTCGGCGAGTCCATCCGCGGCCGGCGCCTGCCCAACGGCATCCGCATCGAGCAGGTGCGCGTGCCGCTCGGGGTGGTCGGGGCGATCTACGAGGCGCGCCCGAACGTCACGGTCGACATCGCCGCACTCGCGATCAAGAGCGGCAACGCCGTGGTGCTGCGCGGCGGTTCGGCCGCCGAGCGCACGAACCACGTCCTCGTCGGCGTGCTGCGCGAGGGCCTCGCCACGGCGGGGCTTCCGGAGGGCGCCGTGCAGACGGTCGACGACTTCGGGCGCGAGGGCGCACGGGCCATGATGCACGCGCGCGGGCGCATCGACGTGCTCATCCCGCGCGGGAGCGCCGGCCTCATCGAGACGGTGGTCGGCGAGTCCACCGTGCCCGTGATCGAGACCGGGGCGGGGGTCGTGCACATGTTCCTCGACGAGAGCGCGCCGCTCGAGCGCGCGGTCGAGCTGGTGCACAACGCCAAGGTGCAGCGCCCGAGCGTCTGCAACGCGCTCGAGACCGTGCTCGTGCACCGGGCCGCGGCCGACCGACTGCTCCCGGCGGTGCTCGACCGCCTGATCGGCGCAGGCGTGCTCGTGCGCGGCGACGACGCCGTGCGCGCGGTGCGCCCCGAGGTGCAGCCCGCGGGCGAGGAGGACTACGCGACCGAGCACATGTCGCTCGAGCTCTCGATGCGCGTCGTGGACGACCTCGACGAGGCGCTCGCGCACATCGACCGCTACTCGACGCGCCACACCGAGGCCATCGTGACCGACGACCTCTCCGCGGCGGAGCGCTTCCTCGCCGAGGTCGACGCGGCCGCGGTGATGGTCAACACGTCGACGCGCTTCACCGACGGCGGCGAGTTCGGGTTCGGCGCCGAGGTGGGCATCTCGACCCAGAAGCTGCACGCGCGCGGCCCCATGGGCCTGCCCGAACTCACGAGCAGCAAGTGGCTCGTACGCGGTGACGGGCAGGTGCGCGGCTGA
- a CDS encoding beta-ketoacyl-ACP reductase has translation MTDSRTVLVTGGNRGIGYAIAQRFVELGHRVAVTARSGEGPEGTLTVRADVTDQASVDAAFTEVEQQLGPVEVLVANAGVTRDMLLMRMSEDDFTSVLDTNLTGTFRVVKRASKGMLKGRYGRIVLISSVVGLYGSAGQVNYASSKAALVGFARSVTRELGGRGITANVVAPGFIETDMTAALPEEQQAQYKANIPAGRFATPDEVARVVSWVASDDAAYVSGAVIPVDGGLGMGH, from the coding sequence ATGACCGACAGCCGCACCGTGCTCGTGACCGGAGGCAACCGGGGCATCGGCTACGCCATCGCCCAGCGCTTCGTCGAGCTGGGGCACCGCGTCGCCGTGACCGCCCGTTCGGGCGAGGGCCCCGAGGGCACGCTCACCGTGCGCGCGGACGTGACCGACCAGGCATCCGTCGATGCCGCCTTCACCGAGGTCGAGCAGCAGCTCGGCCCGGTCGAGGTGCTCGTCGCGAACGCCGGCGTCACCCGCGACATGCTGCTCATGCGCATGAGCGAGGACGACTTCACGAGCGTGCTCGACACGAACCTCACGGGCACCTTCCGCGTCGTCAAGCGCGCCTCGAAGGGCATGCTCAAGGGCCGCTACGGCCGTATCGTGCTCATCTCGAGCGTGGTCGGCCTGTACGGCTCGGCCGGCCAGGTGAACTACGCGTCGTCGAAGGCCGCCCTGGTGGGCTTCGCGCGCTCGGTCACGCGCGAGCTCGGCGGCCGCGGCATCACCGCGAACGTCGTCGCGCCCGGCTTCATCGAGACCGACATGACGGCCGCGCTCCCCGAGGAGCAGCAGGCGCAGTACAAGGCGAACATCCCCGCCGGCCGCTTCGCGACGCCCGACGAGGTGGCCCGCGTGGTCTCCTGGGTCGCGAGCGACGACGCCGCCTACGTCTCGGGTGCGGTCATCCCCGTCGACGGCGGCCTCGGCATGGGGCACTGA
- the rsfS gene encoding ribosome silencing factor — MTASDDARHQLGIAAAAADAKGGVDLVALDVSEPLPLADVFLLVSGRSERNVVAIADGVEDALREHGVHAIRREGRAEGRWVLLDFGDLVVHVFHEEERMYYGLERLWRDCPVIDVASLLPHGA; from the coding sequence ATGACCGCTTCCGACGACGCCCGGCACCAGCTGGGCATCGCCGCGGCCGCCGCCGACGCGAAGGGCGGCGTCGACCTCGTCGCCCTCGACGTGTCGGAGCCGCTGCCGCTCGCCGACGTCTTCCTCCTGGTCTCGGGCCGTTCCGAGCGCAACGTCGTGGCGATCGCCGACGGCGTCGAGGACGCACTGCGCGAGCACGGCGTCCACGCGATCCGTCGCGAGGGCCGAGCGGAGGGGCGCTGGGTGCTGCTCGACTTCGGCGACCTCGTGGTGCACGTCTTCCACGAGGAGGAGCGGATGTACTACGGACTCGAGCGGCTCTGGCGCGACTGCCCGGTCATCGATGTCGCATCGCTGCTGCCGCACGGCGCCTGA
- a CDS encoding SURF1 family cytochrome oxidase biogenesis protein, which produces MSDWRFLLSRRWAGYLALTIVFAIVCVALGTWQLNRRAEALTEVARIDANYDADPVPIAEALPDPAAFDDDLKWLPVAVSGEWMPEEQVLVRNRPYSGASGYEVITPFRLDDGRVFMIDRGWIQAPVDGTAVDVPGVPAGRVEVAARLKAGEDVIAGRSSSGDLLATIDLDELATRVDAPSYTGAYGLLVQSAAEADEPPLPAMRPERDEGPHLSYAFQWFVFALMAFVGLGWAARQERRSRAEEDGEAPVAPPKPRRRAPSDADVEDGILDVRR; this is translated from the coding sequence GTGAGCGACTGGCGGTTCCTGCTCAGCAGGCGCTGGGCGGGCTACCTCGCCCTGACGATCGTGTTCGCGATCGTCTGCGTCGCGCTCGGCACCTGGCAGCTGAACCGGCGCGCGGAGGCCCTGACGGAGGTCGCGCGCATCGACGCGAACTACGACGCCGATCCGGTGCCGATCGCCGAGGCGCTGCCCGACCCGGCCGCATTCGACGACGACCTGAAGTGGCTGCCGGTCGCCGTGAGTGGCGAGTGGATGCCCGAGGAGCAGGTGCTCGTGCGCAACCGGCCGTACTCGGGCGCCTCCGGCTACGAGGTCATCACCCCGTTCCGGCTCGACGACGGCCGCGTGTTCATGATCGACCGCGGTTGGATCCAGGCGCCGGTGGACGGCACCGCGGTCGACGTGCCCGGCGTGCCCGCCGGACGGGTCGAGGTCGCGGCGCGCCTCAAGGCCGGCGAGGACGTCATCGCCGGGCGCAGCTCGAGCGGCGACCTGCTCGCGACCATCGACCTCGACGAGCTCGCGACCCGCGTCGACGCGCCGTCGTACACCGGCGCCTACGGGCTGCTCGTGCAGTCGGCCGCCGAGGCCGACGAGCCGCCGCTGCCCGCGATGCGCCCCGAACGCGACGAGGGACCGCACCTGTCGTACGCGTTCCAGTGGTTCGTCTTCGCGCTGATGGCGTTCGTCGGGCTCGGATGGGCCGCTCGCCAGGAGCGGCGGTCGCGGGCCGAGGAGGACGGCGAGGCCCCCGTCGCCCCGCCGAAGCCGCGCCGGCGCGCGCCGAGCGACGCGGACGTCGAGGACGGGATCCTCGACGTCCGCCGCTGA
- a CDS encoding glycoside hydrolase family 3 N-terminal domain-containing protein: MSPLRYVAPAILAVAVLGALGGCAAAQSLPEPTPTEAAEPRPVPSTTATPEPFDPVAVSVTAAMADMDLEEKVGALLMLHRPGVDPAPIRADIERYGLGGVILMGDNVPADPAALRALTDGLVVDDDLPPLVAIDQEGGIVSRLTWDAAAGADVLKSQPVEATTDAFTTRAGLLADAGANVNFGIVADVTADPGSFIHPRVLGTDPTAAADRVAAAVGAEQGVVYSTLKHFPGHGAAPGDSHTSIPQTDLSLADWEAGAAVPFAAGIEAGAELVMSGHLRFTAVDAEPATVSSAWMDVLRADLGFEGVAITDDMLMLQRSGVAEFADPVENAIRALAAGQDMLLYVLPGDPSTVGIDVDALIDGIAAAVESGRIDEASIDESVARVLTLRRSLALDVG; this comes from the coding sequence ATGAGTCCGCTGCGGTACGTCGCTCCGGCGATCCTCGCGGTCGCCGTGCTGGGGGCGCTGGGCGGATGCGCCGCTGCGCAGTCCCTGCCCGAGCCGACGCCGACCGAGGCGGCCGAGCCGCGACCCGTGCCGAGCACGACCGCCACGCCGGAGCCGTTCGATCCCGTGGCCGTCTCGGTCACCGCCGCGATGGCCGACATGGACCTCGAGGAGAAGGTCGGGGCGCTGTTGATGCTGCATCGGCCCGGCGTCGATCCGGCGCCCATCCGCGCCGACATCGAGCGGTACGGGTTGGGCGGCGTCATCCTCATGGGCGACAACGTGCCGGCCGACCCGGCGGCGCTGCGTGCCCTGACGGACGGCCTCGTCGTCGACGACGACCTGCCGCCGCTGGTCGCGATCGACCAGGAGGGCGGCATCGTCAGCAGGCTGACGTGGGATGCGGCAGCGGGCGCCGACGTGCTGAAGTCGCAGCCCGTAGAGGCCACGACCGACGCGTTCACGACGCGGGCCGGGCTGCTCGCCGACGCGGGGGCGAACGTGAACTTCGGGATCGTCGCCGACGTGACCGCCGATCCCGGTTCGTTCATCCACCCCCGCGTGCTCGGCACCGATCCGACGGCTGCGGCCGATCGCGTGGCCGCAGCAGTGGGTGCCGAGCAGGGCGTCGTGTACAGCACGCTCAAGCACTTCCCCGGGCACGGGGCCGCGCCGGGCGACTCGCACACCTCCATCCCGCAGACCGACCTGTCGCTCGCCGACTGGGAGGCCGGAGCGGCCGTGCCGTTCGCCGCCGGCATCGAGGCGGGGGCCGAGCTCGTCATGTCGGGGCACCTCCGGTTCACCGCGGTGGACGCGGAGCCCGCCACCGTGTCGTCCGCGTGGATGGACGTGCTGCGCGCCGACCTGGGATTCGAGGGCGTCGCGATCACCGACGACATGCTCATGCTGCAGCGCTCGGGCGTCGCCGAGTTCGCCGACCCCGTCGAGAACGCGATCCGCGCCCTCGCCGCCGGCCAGGACATGCTGCTCTACGTGCTGCCCGGCGATCCGTCGACGGTGGGCATCGACGTCGACGCGCTCATCGACGGCATCGCGGCGGCCGTCGAGTCGGGCCGCATCGACGAGGCATCGATCGACGAGAGCGTCGCGCGCGTGCTGACGCTCCGGCGGTCACTCGCGCTCGACGTCGGCTGA
- the abc-f gene encoding ribosomal protection-like ABC-F family protein, with protein MLAVHDLEIRVGARVLMEHVDFRVADGDKIGLVGRNGAGKTTLTKVLAGETLPTGGRVDRSGEIGYLPQDPRSGDPEQLARTRILDARGLGTLVLDLHRASEAMGSDDPAVAEKAMRRYGNLTDRFTALGGYGAESEAASIASNLNLPDRILDQPLKTLSGGQRRRIELARILFSDASTMILDEPTNHLDADSVVWLREFLKSYRGGVIVISHDVELVGETVNRVFYLDANRSVIDIYNMGWKHYLRQRAADEERRKKERVNAEKKADALRQQAAKFGAKATKAAAAHQMVARAEKLLSGLEEVRQVDRVAKLRFPTPAACGRTPLAASDLSKSYGSLEIFTAVDLAIDRGSKVVVIGLNGAGKTTLLRILGGVDRPDTGGIEPGHGLRIGYYAQEHETIDVARTVLQNMVSSSPNLTETEARKVLGSFLFTGDDVHKPAGVLSGGEKTRLALAMIVVSGANVLLLDEPTNNLDPASRAEILDALAHYEGAVVLVSHDPGAVEALNPERVLVMPDGVEDHWSAEYQELIELA; from the coding sequence GTGCTCGCCGTCCACGACCTCGAGATCCGCGTGGGTGCGCGCGTGCTCATGGAGCACGTCGACTTCCGGGTCGCCGACGGAGACAAGATCGGCCTCGTCGGTCGCAACGGCGCCGGCAAGACGACCCTCACGAAGGTGCTGGCGGGGGAGACCCTGCCCACCGGCGGGCGGGTCGACCGCTCGGGCGAGATCGGCTACCTGCCGCAGGACCCGCGCTCGGGCGACCCCGAGCAGCTCGCGCGCACCCGCATCCTCGACGCGCGCGGCCTGGGCACGCTCGTGCTCGACCTGCACCGCGCCTCGGAGGCGATGGGCAGCGACGACCCGGCCGTCGCCGAGAAGGCCATGCGCCGCTACGGCAACCTCACCGACCGCTTCACCGCGCTCGGCGGGTACGGCGCCGAGTCCGAGGCCGCGTCGATCGCCTCGAACCTGAACCTGCCCGACCGCATCCTCGACCAGCCGCTGAAGACGCTGTCGGGCGGCCAGCGGCGACGCATCGAGCTGGCCCGCATCCTCTTCTCCGACGCGTCCACCATGATCCTCGACGAGCCGACGAACCATCTCGACGCCGACTCGGTGGTGTGGCTGCGCGAGTTCCTGAAGTCGTACCGCGGCGGGGTCATCGTGATCAGCCACGACGTCGAGCTCGTGGGGGAGACGGTCAACCGCGTCTTCTACCTCGACGCCAACCGCTCGGTCATCGACATCTACAACATGGGCTGGAAGCACTACCTGCGCCAGCGCGCGGCCGACGAGGAGCGGCGCAAGAAGGAGCGGGTGAACGCCGAGAAGAAGGCCGACGCCCTCCGCCAGCAGGCCGCGAAGTTCGGCGCCAAGGCGACGAAGGCCGCCGCCGCGCACCAGATGGTCGCACGTGCCGAGAAGCTGCTGTCGGGCCTCGAGGAGGTGCGCCAGGTCGACCGCGTGGCGAAGCTGCGGTTCCCCACGCCCGCCGCCTGCGGCCGCACGCCGCTCGCCGCGAGCGACCTCTCGAAGAGCTACGGGTCACTCGAGATCTTCACCGCCGTCGACCTCGCGATCGACCGCGGCTCGAAGGTCGTCGTGATCGGCCTGAACGGCGCCGGCAAGACCACGCTCCTGCGCATCCTCGGCGGCGTCGACCGCCCCGACACGGGCGGCATCGAGCCCGGCCACGGGCTGCGCATCGGCTACTATGCGCAGGAGCACGAGACGATCGACGTCGCGCGCACGGTGCTGCAGAACATGGTGTCGTCGTCGCCGAACCTCACCGAGACCGAGGCGCGCAAGGTGCTCGGCTCGTTCCTGTTCACGGGCGACGACGTGCACAAGCCGGCCGGCGTGCTCTCGGGCGGTGAGAAGACGCGCCTGGCGCTCGCGATGATCGTGGTCTCCGGTGCGAACGTGCTGCTCCTCGACGAGCCGACGAACAACCTCGACCCGGCCAGCCGCGCCGAGATCCTCGACGCGCTCGCGCACTACGAGGGCGCGGTCGTGCTCGTGAGCCACGACCCGGGTGCGGTCGAGGCACTGAACCCCGAGCGCGTGCTCGTCATGCCCGACGGCGTCGAGGACCACTGGAGCGCCGAGTACCAGGAGCTCATCGAGCTCGCGTGA